One Mya arenaria isolate MELC-2E11 chromosome 5, ASM2691426v1 genomic window carries:
- the LOC128233724 gene encoding muscarinic acetylcholine receptor M1-like has translation MDDISGIVGVTNNTDVSICGNETFYNNTNGTCNETLDSPVYELPHSLWLTILLGTAASIVIVVTVLGNILVLLSFFLERSIRQPTNYFIASLAMSDLLIGTFSMPCFTLYLLLGRWPLGEIICDLWLSLDWTVCLASQYTVFFITADRFCSVTIPAKYRNWRTDRKVRVMIALSWIIPSVVFFTSIIGWQFFVGKRTVAENECEVQFMSDPTFIFLLTIGYFWSTLFVMITLYVGIYRVALKLQRKSNEKHKKMQNAMDLSKGKSKSGGAKSKDSRKRIENNNARYLRGANENNTLTTSFSKHSDNEYSKPSEEDRSSSPAFASDDEENSSGEIETQKTSCYVNSAVQTEPTIRGMMGSTVNHMSKLAFSLSGTSVSASQVSQSSAEKDSSDEHPSQNQHGDNDQIKPLLSKKVSNTFKSIDSDSVDKPSDGITSKNQDDENKITNSAAALMDSDILDGIRYIDEDSLKSLTSADNMKLLAEIKDMPLSPSRKNEPDSPVWRKRAIEDDKSLLVPNSGDSASSEALSSVIDTGYANKTANDRQCNSKATENSRPHHRHRKHDHKKNNLRVPHKSDSNDKKSKDKRPYGSPLQSLVRSLRPSANKKGNKNKTKSKSENRARKALRTISIILGAYVLCWTPYHVMVFIIGICKSWDCINIQFYYFTYWLCYLNSPINPFCYAFANAQFKRTFIRILKLDFHRT, from the coding sequence ATGGATGATATCTCTGGGATCGTTGGTGTTACGAATAACACTGACGTGAGTATATGTGGGAATGAAACCTTCTATAACAATACAAATGGGACGTGCAATGAGACATTGGACTCGCCTGTGTATGAACTTCCCCATTCTCTATGGTTGACTATATTACTAGGAACGGCAGCGTCAATAGTGATAGTAGTGACAGTGCTAGGGAATATACTCGTGCTTCTCTCGTTTTTCCTCGAGAGATCAATACGTCAACCAACAAACTACTTCATCGCTTCATTAGCCATGTCGGATCTTCTAATTGGGACGTTTTCCATGCCGTGCTTTACCTTGTATTTGCTACTTGGACGTTGGCCTTTAGGGGAAATTATTTGCGATTTATGGCTTTCACTAGATTGGACAGTTTGTCTCGCTTCCCAATACACAGTTTTCTTTATCACCGCCGATAGATTTTGCAGTGTCACGATTCCCGCAAAATACCGCAATTGGAGGACTGATCGTAAAGTCCGGGTAATGATTGCCCTGTCATGGATAATACCATCTGTTGTGTTCTTCACTTCCATTATCGGATGGCAATTTTTCGTCGGGAAGAGGACGGTTGCAGAGAACGAATGCGAAGTGCAGTTTATGAGCGATCCTACGTTCATATTTCTGTTGACCATAGGTTACTTTTGGTCGACACTGTTTGTCATGATAACTCTTTATGTTGGAATTTACCGTGTTGCCTTGAAGCTTCAGCGCAAATCTAATGAAAagcataaaaaaatgcaaaacgcCATGGACTTGTCAAAGGGAAAGAGCAAATCCGGTGGTGCTAAGTCCAAGGATAGTAGAAAACGAATCGAGAACAACAATGCAAGGTATCTAAGGGGTgccaatgaaaacaatactCTTACCACCAGTTTTTCAAAACACTCAGACAACGAGTACTCGAAGCCTTCGGAAGAAGACAGAAGTTCCAGTCCTGCATTTGCATCGGACGATGAGGAGAACAGCAGTGGCGAGATTGAGACCCAAAAGACAAGTTGTTACGTTAATAGTGCCGTACAAACTGAACCAACCATAAGAGGAATGATGGGCTCAACAGTCAATCACATGTCTAAACTCGCATTCTCGCTGTCTGGTACAAGCGTGAGTGCTTCACAGGTCTCACAGAGCTCTGCTGAAAAGGATTCATCCGATGAACACCCTTCCCAAAATCAGCACGGTGACAATGATCAAATTAAGCCATTGTTGTCTAAAAAGGTCTCTAATACTTTTAAGTCTATAGATTCGGATTCCGTTGACAAGCCGTCAGATGGTATTACTTCAAAAAATCaggatgatgaaaataaaattactaatTCGGCTGCAGCGTTAATGGATAGTGATATTTTGGACGGAATACGTTACATTGATGAAGACAGTTTAAAGTCTTTGACATCAGCAGATAATATGAAATTATTAGCTGAAATTAAAGACATGCCACTTAGTCCATCTCGGAAAAATGAACCAGATTCGCCAGTCTGGCGAAAACGTGCAATTGAAGATGATAAATCTTTGCTTGTACCCAACTCGGGCGACTCGGCAAGCTCCGAGGCTCTATCTTCAGTTATAGACACGGGGTATGCGAACAAGACCGCCAACGATAGGCAGTGCAATAGTAAGGCAACAGAAAACAGCCGGCCGCATCACAGACATAGGAAACATGACCATAAGAAAAACAATCTCAGAGTGCCGCATAAAAGTGATAGtaatgacaaaaaatcaaaagacAAACGACCGTATGGAAGTCCTCTCCAGTCCTTGGTAAGGTCTTTACGGCCGTCGgcaaataaaaaaggaaacaaaaataaaacaaaatcaaaatctgaAAATCGAGCTCGTAAAGCATTGAGGACGATCTCAATCATTCTGGGTGCTTATGTGTTATGCTGGACACCCTATCACGTGATGGTGTTTATTATTGGGATATGTAAAAGCTGGGACTGTATAAATATACAGTTCTACTATTTCACATACTGGCTGTGTTACTTGAACAGTCCAATTAATCCCTTTTGCTATGCCTTTGCGAATGCCCAGTTTAAAAGAACATTCATTAGAATACTTAAATTAGACTTTCATAGAAcctga